A stretch of Bradyrhizobium sp. AZCC 2262 DNA encodes these proteins:
- a CDS encoding ATP-dependent helicase — translation MDSFEPIRKAAEDLHHQVAGDGTPRKPMELVNAAIKHLKLELTWLPTGDPALKGARAVFDDQSGTIFAEDIGNESQRALVVAHEIGHECIHAGSVACSAEDVDPSRSMEAAPVGLQRVEDYGAHERRELQANVFARAFLFPRSLARRMFVDQALSASDIAKQLDLPVPLVRQQILDVILLPPPPTDEESDSPLARPSRPDPAQNRAAAHRGTPFQLQAGPGTGKTKTLVKRILSLLEEGVDPASILVLTFSNRAAGELAERVSAAAPDKAPKIWIGTFHAFGLDLVRRHYEEFKLPPDPALFDRSDAIAVLEEILPTLPLVYYRNLWDPALILKEILSAISRAKDELYDDKGYLALAKKMEDDAGEDEEKQIAAMKCLEIAAVYERYERAKADHKAVDFGDLIMGPTRLLENNKAIQAAVQLRHRHVLVDEYQDVNRASVRLVKAIAGDGKRLWVVGDARQSIYRFRGASSVNMASFKAELFPRADIDQLGISYRSTQQVIDAFTAFAKDMGASKDMLALALTPDRGVGPEGFDLRKFDRDEDEEEGIAAAIRELETKGVRLRDQAVLCRSNRRLNEIAAALEARNIPVLHLGSLFERDEIRDLLALMSLAVDPFGDALVRVGALPRYGIPLQDIHAALIHLRDERKRSVERVDELANLPGLSAEAGNGFRRLTADLKGLVPQSQPWDFLTAYLLDRTDIGRTMAGATAVPARMRNVAVWQFLNFLRDHSPVGFGFPIQRALDRVRQLVLLAEERDLRQVPAPALHMNAVRLMTVHGSKGLEFEAVHVPGLATRSFPTSYTGQRCPPPVGLIAGAEGSVSDDAKRSHAMEEECLFFVVMSRARTYLRLYQTRFYANGDKRSSSKLLTKPLLRLVHETASPPTVPLPPDAPRPQPIEITFGPDWILSDRRLELYQKCPRRFFYTHVLGLGGARKATAFARTHDCLYELIRWMSQARLEGDPAEADAEAAFESIWRDRGPKDHAFAGDYRKLASRLVGALVRSGAGRRFQKSEPLAIDFPNGRVVVEPNERAEMLDGKVVLRRVRTGYRTKEEYDGLEYTLYRLAGEVHFKDGFVVEALHLTDGVMEFVEISDEKFGNRRDKTEGMLSGINAGNFPTDINPVTCPRCPHFFICPAAPKGPLDLS, via the coding sequence AGGCTGCGGAAGACTTGCACCATCAGGTGGCGGGCGACGGTACGCCCAGAAAGCCTATGGAGCTGGTCAATGCCGCAATCAAGCATCTCAAGCTTGAATTGACTTGGCTTCCGACGGGCGATCCCGCGCTCAAAGGCGCGCGCGCCGTCTTCGACGATCAAAGCGGTACGATATTCGCCGAAGACATTGGCAATGAATCGCAGCGCGCGCTCGTTGTCGCGCACGAGATTGGGCATGAATGCATCCATGCCGGGTCCGTCGCTTGCAGCGCCGAGGACGTGGATCCCTCGCGTTCAATGGAAGCCGCGCCGGTCGGCCTGCAACGTGTTGAGGACTACGGCGCGCACGAGCGCCGGGAGCTGCAGGCCAATGTGTTTGCGCGAGCGTTTCTATTCCCCCGATCGCTCGCGCGGCGGATGTTCGTCGACCAAGCCCTGAGCGCGTCCGACATCGCCAAGCAGCTCGATTTGCCGGTGCCGCTCGTGCGTCAGCAAATCCTAGATGTGATCCTTCTGCCGCCTCCCCCCACAGATGAAGAATCCGACAGCCCCCTGGCCCGTCCGTCTCGGCCGGACCCGGCGCAAAATCGCGCGGCGGCACATCGCGGCACGCCGTTTCAGCTCCAAGCCGGTCCGGGAACGGGCAAAACGAAGACACTGGTCAAGCGCATCCTCTCTTTGCTTGAGGAGGGTGTCGATCCCGCGTCCATCCTTGTTCTGACCTTCTCAAACCGTGCCGCCGGTGAATTAGCCGAACGGGTTAGTGCTGCTGCGCCAGACAAGGCTCCGAAGATTTGGATCGGCACATTCCATGCTTTCGGGCTCGATCTCGTTCGCCGACATTATGAGGAGTTCAAGCTTCCGCCGGACCCGGCTCTGTTCGATCGCAGCGATGCGATTGCGGTCCTGGAAGAAATCCTGCCGACCCTGCCACTGGTCTATTATCGCAATCTTTGGGACCCCGCTCTGATCTTGAAAGAGATTTTGAGCGCGATCTCTCGCGCCAAGGACGAGCTATACGACGACAAAGGCTATCTCGCCCTCGCGAAGAAGATGGAAGACGACGCCGGCGAGGACGAAGAGAAGCAGATCGCCGCGATGAAGTGTCTTGAGATCGCCGCTGTCTACGAACGTTATGAGCGCGCCAAGGCCGATCATAAGGCCGTAGATTTCGGCGACTTGATCATGGGGCCGACACGGCTCCTGGAAAACAACAAGGCGATCCAAGCGGCCGTTCAGTTGCGCCACCGCCATGTTCTCGTCGATGAATATCAGGACGTGAACCGGGCGAGCGTGCGCCTGGTGAAAGCCATTGCTGGCGACGGTAAGCGCTTGTGGGTCGTGGGTGACGCGCGGCAATCCATCTACCGCTTTCGTGGCGCCTCCTCCGTCAACATGGCGAGTTTCAAGGCCGAATTGTTTCCAAGAGCCGACATCGATCAGCTCGGGATCAGCTACCGCTCGACCCAACAGGTTATCGATGCGTTCACGGCTTTCGCGAAGGACATGGGCGCGTCCAAAGACATGCTGGCGCTCGCGTTGACCCCTGATCGCGGCGTGGGCCCGGAGGGGTTCGATCTGCGCAAGTTCGATCGCGATGAAGATGAAGAGGAAGGCATTGCCGCCGCGATCCGAGAATTGGAAACGAAGGGCGTGCGGCTGCGGGACCAGGCGGTTCTTTGCCGTTCCAACCGACGCCTGAATGAAATCGCCGCCGCTCTTGAGGCACGCAATATTCCGGTTCTGCATTTGGGAAGCCTGTTCGAGCGCGACGAAATACGCGACCTCTTGGCGCTGATGAGTCTCGCTGTGGACCCGTTTGGCGACGCGCTCGTTCGCGTAGGAGCCTTGCCGCGTTACGGCATTCCGCTTCAGGACATTCACGCGGCTCTTATTCACTTGCGCGATGAACGAAAGCGCTCGGTGGAGCGTGTCGACGAGCTCGCCAACCTGCCCGGCCTGTCAGCGGAGGCCGGCAACGGTTTCCGGCGGCTCACCGCTGACTTGAAGGGACTCGTCCCACAAAGCCAGCCATGGGATTTCCTTACGGCCTATCTGCTCGATCGCACCGATATCGGTCGCACCATGGCGGGCGCCACCGCGGTTCCGGCGCGGATGCGCAACGTGGCGGTCTGGCAATTCCTGAATTTCCTGCGTGATCACAGCCCGGTCGGGTTTGGCTTTCCGATTCAGCGCGCCCTTGATCGCGTCCGCCAGCTTGTGCTGCTCGCAGAAGAGCGCGACCTGCGCCAAGTTCCCGCCCCTGCCCTCCACATGAATGCGGTCCGGCTAATGACCGTGCACGGCAGTAAAGGCCTTGAGTTCGAGGCGGTCCACGTGCCCGGCCTTGCAACGCGGAGCTTCCCGACTTCTTACACGGGTCAACGCTGCCCGCCCCCGGTTGGGCTCATCGCAGGCGCGGAAGGCAGCGTTTCGGATGATGCCAAGCGTTCCCACGCCATGGAAGAAGAATGTCTTTTCTTCGTGGTGATGTCGCGCGCGCGCACGTATTTACGGCTCTACCAGACGCGCTTTTACGCAAACGGCGACAAGCGCTCTTCATCCAAGCTTCTGACGAAGCCGTTGTTGCGGTTGGTGCACGAGACGGCTTCTCCGCCGACCGTCCCCTTGCCGCCCGATGCCCCGCGGCCACAGCCCATCGAAATCACCTTTGGACCGGATTGGATCCTCTCCGATCGGCGGCTTGAGCTTTACCAAAAATGCCCGCGCCGCTTCTTCTACACGCACGTCCTTGGACTGGGCGGCGCACGCAAGGCGACGGCCTTCGCGCGCACGCATGACTGTCTTTATGAGCTGATCCGCTGGATGTCGCAGGCGCGCCTTGAGGGCGACCCCGCCGAGGCCGACGCCGAAGCGGCCTTCGAATCGATCTGGCGGGATCGCGGGCCGAAGGACCATGCTTTTGCCGGGGACTACCGGAAGCTCGCCTCGCGCCTGGTCGGCGCGCTGGTTCGTTCTGGCGCTGGCCGCCGCTTCCAGAAGTCGGAACCGCTTGCGATTGACTTCCCGAACGGCCGCGTCGTGGTCGAACCGAATGAGCGCGCAGAAATGCTCGACGGCAAGGTCGTTCTGCGGCGTGTGCGCACCGGTTACCGGACCAAGGAAGAGTATGACGGGCTTGAATACACACTCTACCGGCTCGCCGGCGAGGTGCACTTCAAAGACGGCTTCGTGGTTGAAGCCTTGCACCTGACTGACGGCGTCATGGAGTTCGTCGAGATCAGCGACGAGAAGTTCGGCAACCGGCGCGACAAGACGGAAGGCATGCTCTCCGGAATCAACGCCGGGAACTTCCCGACCGACATCAATCCGGTCACCTGCCCGCGCTGCCCGCATTTCTTCATTTGCCCAGCGGCGCCGAAGGGGCCGCTCGACCTTTCTTAA